gCCAGGACTTTCTGGGTATACTTGTAGGCAAACCTTTTGATATGATCCTGGGCAGCAATGAGCTGCTCCTCTACTCTCAGTCGCTGTTCTGTCTCTTCATCCAGcctaaaacacattaaaacagaaaaatgagaGTTGATATCTCAACCATATCTATAAATGACTGTTATATCTAAAAGAGGTGTCAAGTTTGTTGACTTTATTGACTAGTTTATTAGCTAAATTAACAGCGAAACCTTTTCTGGAGTTCAATACACTCTGCTTTATATCCCTCATTGTGCTCTAGAGGGCCACCAGGGGCAGCGTCTACAGCCAGACTTCCCTAAAGGACACAGAAAGGCAtgcttaaaataacaaaacagatcaTGGACTTTGAGGAACTATACATAAATTTACAACACACATTCTCTGCTTAAAACAAGATGGACTAATTCGAAAAAAGGATCTGGCTATATGTCAGATTTTTAAGAGGTCGGTATTGCTTTTACCTGTCTCTGCGTGTATTCGTGCCGTTGTTTTGATGCCCGCGCCTCCTCCAGCATAGAGGTAAGTTGCCGCAGCTCTTGGTCCCTGTCTGAGAGGGCAGTGAGGGTCTGTTGCTTCAGGACCTCAGCCTGGCTCTGCCAGTCCATCCTCTCTAACCTACACATGTAAAACATAATATAGAATTTTAAGTGACACAATtgtgattattttttaaatcacatcCTTAATTTGCTCTTTAATACAACAACCAAAATGTCACTAGCAGTCAGGCAAAGATGATCTCACCTGAGCATCTCCAGTTCCTGCTTATCTCTCTCCATCTGAGAGTCTCTGTCTCTCAGCTCTGACAAGAGCTTCTCTCTGTCCCCTGCCATTCTTCTCTCTTCCTCAAGAACCTGAGAAATCCTGGACAGTTCACCTGAGCCAAGTCGATCGAGTTCAGCACGCTGCAACCGTAGCTGTTCCAACTGAGGAACAATGTCATTTTTAGgttacaaacacatttcataGATTCTTGGTTAAAATTATATGGTACAGTATAATTCAAGGACACGTACCATCCTCTCCCTGTCATTCTGCAGTGCCGAAAGTGCATTTTTTAGGCTCCACACTTCTCCTTTCGAGCCAACAGTGGGAGACGGTGAATAGCCTGTCTGGTTTATCTCATCTAATTGTAACCGCAGCTCCTTTGCCTCGCTGACAGCCTGATCTCTCGTATCCTGCAGAGAGGCCATGGCTTGACCGAAGGACTGGTTCTGAGATTGAAGCTGAGCTGCCGCTTCCCTCTCCTACAGTAGCTGCTGCTCCATCATCAACAGGTCTCGTGCCAGCTCCGCCACCCGCTCCTCTGCCGTTTCAGACTCGGTGCGCAGAATACCACTCTCCCATTTCAGCTCCTTCAGTTCTTTGTTGCGTGCTGCCTGGGCCTCCCTCTCCAATTCCAAGGTTTCTTCCAAGGAAGTGATGCGATTCCTAGCAGCTTGAAACTGCTCCCTGAGCTTCTCGACCTCGGCCCCCGGCGCATCATGTTTGGCGCTTCCTTCACTGGCCTGGCTCAAGATCTCCCGCTCCACTGGTAGTACCCTTCCCTGTACGCCATCTTTTTCCAGAGCTCGAATATGAATCTCAAGCTCTTCTATTTGTCTCTCCAAAACACTAATGCGTTCTACCTGAGCAGCAAGAATCTGCTTGTGTTGGGAGTCCTTCATGGCAAGAACCTGGTTCAGGTCATTTCTGTAGCCATGAAGCTGGGCAGAAAGTTTGGCGTTCTCAGCATTGAGATCATCTCGCTGTGACAACAGGGCTCGAATCTCTTCCTTCAGCCCATTGTTCTCACCTGCGGCCTCCTGGATAAGGTTATCCTTCTCCATCATAACCtaaaaaaaagtaatcaaaccTTTAGCTTTTTGTGCATGAGACAATTAATGAGGGATTATAATGTCAAATACTTCCAACTGAATTGTACCTACCTGGAGGTGTCGTTCTTCTAGTTGCTTGTATTGACTAAGCACTCTGTCCCTGTCATCCTGCAAGGAGCCCATAGCCTTGGTGAAGGACTCCAACTGAGCTTTGCTCTGGAAGGCATCCTCCTCAGCTTTACGGAGCCTCTCCTCTAAACCACGCAACTCCTCTTTCCTCGTCTCCAGCTCTTTTTCTGCCAGTTCGGCCCTCCCATCTGCATCCTTCCTAGCCTCTTCAACAGCCTTAAAGAAAAGAAGAATACATACAAATGTATATGATGATGTCCATGCATTTGTTTCTAAAAATATTGGTGTTCTGTATAGTGGGTACCTGTGTAACAGCTTGCTCCTTCTCACCAAGGAGCTCCATCTCCCTCTTCTCTTTTTCATCCAACGATGCCTGAAGAGAATTGGTCAGGTTCTTGGAAGAGCTCAAGTCTGTCTCCAGCTGCTCTAGCCTCAAGCAGAGTCTCCTTTCCTCTGTCTCTCGTTCTTTGATTGCCGTACGTGCCTCTTCAACCTCGCTCTGAAGTCTGTCCATGGCTTCTTCTAGAGCCTTTGCACGCTTGCGTAGTCCCTCGGCTTCAGCCTCTAAAGAAGTCAGCTCAGAGCAAGTTTGGGCTAGGTTGGCCTCTACTTGTGTGAGTTTCTGCTGAAGATCATTCTTCTCTTTTTCAAGAGCTGCAaggttttcactttttttcttttccatctCACTCAAGTGTAGCTGTAGGTTCTCCTCAGCTTTCTGCATCCTGTAGACATACAAACATATGGTTTATTATAGGGATATGCACGAATGTTccaatattcgatccgcaataactatttgaaaattaaaaatgctattcgaatatttgtatttttcataagaattaaaactgcgtcaccacaggGTTAAGTTACCGCTATAGAAGATCTTAGAGTTGTCACGTCtaatttaacgcttcttcacttcatctgtaatgattttataatataaagaaaaaataaaaaaataaattgtatgtgtttgaatttgtaaattcatatttgcttgttaaaaatatattaagtaatgctaatttcaacagcttgaaacatgaaaatgtacatttcactgcaactaatgttaatgaatttggcgtTAGCATAAGACTGGCACCTTTTTCCATACCTAAAAGCCTGAATTTTCCTTCTAAGAAGTTCAAAaagggtcgtcgccttcaagcaacatctgtaaataaattcgcacggatgctttttttgtttgttttaaaacgcgctgtgaTTCCTTGGttaccttagttgaaataaaCAGGCCTACCTTAtttgatgcaaatgcaatacaaaaataaacaagacagacactgaccatgaacgacaaagaaaacaatatttatatgcatgCTGATGAGCAGGAAATATCTTCCTCGGATGACGGTCACGTAATAAACAGGGAAACAAGCACAacaatggctccgtctttgttgcgggATATTTTTTAAGATCTTAACATTCAGCATGGAGGTATCAAGACCGTTTACTTTAttaattatcaacattataaacaataaagccagatattcttgtcagatctgggttttgttaccgggagttagaaGAGCAGCGTGTTTTCTCCACTGTTGGCTTGTTAACCAGCTGAGGAATGTTCAACCAGGGTAAAATAGGCCTACGTATACAGTATGCttatttttcttatcaagaacatgtaaaccaaaataaacacgatataccatatatcacagactgtcagTATACAttgcgttttgttttgtatgttttctttttgtattatacccttccgcgcaggtttaaatgcaggttttatgtatttttctttttcttcaacACTAAAAAACCCATATACcggatataatattaatgcgttatgaatatttaatgatacttataagcttgatgtgaaattgtgactaaataaaaacgtaacaaattacgtcattattaacttaatttaaataaacaaatattcattttttatgagctcaaatattcgaatatgaaattattgaaaaatgcccatccctagtttattacatatcaaaatataaaagtcattaaaaacataacaaaccGAAGTAACTCAACAAACCTTTCGAGTAAACTCTGCAGCTCCTCTTTCTGTGTGGTCTCCACCTGCAATTGCTCAGTAAGTTCTTTGGCTCGATTCTCAGCCTCCCGAACATCAGCCTCCTTTTCCCGTAGTTCACTATGAAAACGGTTTTCCCATTGCTTGGCCTCATCCAGCACTCGATCGCGATCGTCCTGCAAGGAGGACATAGAGCGCGAAAAGGCAGCCAGCCGAGCCAATGCTTCATCCAGACATGTCTGCCTTTCCTGTGAATGCTTGTCTGCAGCCTCTGCAATACTCCTTGCTTCAAGAGTTGCCTTTTCCTGCCTCTCCCGTTCCCTGTAGGCTTTCTCAAGTCTCAATTCCATCTGTTTAAGCTCCGCTCCAAGACGATACCGGACTTCATCAAGGGTACGCTCCGCATCCGCTTTCAACTCGACCTCTCGACTTTGTACCATTTTTTCAGCAGCTACTTTGTCTGCCAGGGCCTGTTTTGTCTCTTCCAGTGCCACGTCCAGCTTCCCTTTACAGACTGAAAGCTCAGATTCAATACTTGCTCTTTCTTGCATAATCTTAGAAATTTCCAAGCGTGCTGCCTCAAGTTCTGCACGCACCTCATCTCTACCCAACAGCAATGATTTTACTTCTTTAGCAAGTTCACTTATTCTTTCTTGGTACATGATGTAGTCTTTCTGAAGCTGACGGACTTCTAACTGCTTCTCCCTTAGCAGTTCTTCAAGTTGACGTGTTCTGTTTTGACTACCTTCTTTAAACCTCTGTGCCGATTTTAACTTCTGCTCCAGCTCTCTTTGTCTTCCTGCTTCAGACTCTGCCTCTGCTCTCTCACGTTGGGCCTGCCTCATGTCCTCTTCCATCCTGGCAGCCCGGTCCCTCTCGCTAGCCACTTCAGCCTCCAGCTCAGCTTGCTCTCTCTTGAGGTTCTCCAGTTCCCGCTGCATGTCTGCAAGGCGTTCGCGACTGTCAGCTGCCTCTTGCTGGTAGCCTGCGATGCTGCCGTTGAGCTGAGCCAGTTGGATCATCAAACGCTCCTCCAGATCATCCCTTTCAGCCTCTAGACTGGTGCGAAGTTCCTGTAGTTGGGTCTCTTTCTTAGAATTTTCTTCCTTCTGGATATCATCTCTTTCTAAAGACTCCTGAAGTTGCTTCTTGAGAGCTGCCAGTTCTTCATTGAGCATGGATTCTTGCTTGTTTCTCAATTCCATCTGATCCTGAAGAGTAGCTTCAAGTTCACTGACCCTACTCTCTGCTGTTTTGAGAGAAGTCTCGAGTTCTCTTAGTCTCTCTGTTTCAGCAGTCATGTCACTCTTTGTTTGTCCTTCCATGACTTTGTGTTCATTATCAACATTGGATTCTTCTGGCTGCATCTGTAGATTAGTCTCTGCAGAACTGCTGCTGCCCAGGTACTCTTGTTTTTCAATCAAATCAGGACCTCTCTGATGTGCAACAACTTTAACTTCCTGAATAGTCTCGATCGTACCCAGAGTCTCACTGGCATTTCTGTCCATTTTCTCACTCAAACGTTGTCTTAACTCCTCAGCTTGCTGTTCAAAAGAGTTTTTCTCATCTATAGCAATATTATAATTCACTTTCAAGTTCTCAAGCTCCTCTTTGAGTTTCTCAAGCTCTGTCTTTAAATCGCGTTCAGCATCTCTGGTCCCTTTCTTATCTTTCTGGTCTCTAAGTTTTTCATTTTCCTCCTCTAGATCCATAATCTTCTGATGTTTGACCTTGGCAAATTTCCTCATCTTTTCTTTTACAACGTCCACTTCCTTCATTGCTTCCACTGCTAACCTGTCTGCCTCCTGTCTGGCTGCCTCATGAGCTCGCGCCTTGGCCGCCAACTCTTGCCTCTCCTGTCGCGCAGCTTCAAGCACTCGCCTCACTCGTTCAGCCTCGTCACTTACGTTCTCGTATGACTTAAGGAGGGTTTCATACTCCTCTTTCATGCTTTGTATCTTCTCTTTCAGTTGCCTGCACACTTCTTGGGCTTCCTCTTTGGCGCTCTCTGCATGACGTTTGCATGCATCCTTCTCATTCAGAATGCCCTCCATCGCAAGCTTAAGGCTCTCACAGGAAGCATTGAGACTCTGGTTCTCCAACAAAGTTCGATCAACCTCCTCGATTAACTTCTCCCTCTCTTCCTTTGACTTGTTCAGCTCCACCTCCACAAACTCAAGCTTCTGCTGTAACTCTAATCTGACCTTCTCAGCAGCGGCCTGCTCCTCCTTCAGTGCCTGGTTCTTTTTGAGAGCCTCCTTACGTGACACAAGAGCGGCCTGCAGTTTACGCTGAAGCTGCTGGAGTTTGGCACTGTTACCCTTCTCTTCTACCTCTCGCTGAGGCATCTCTTCTTCCAGTTTTTGAACTCTGTCTTGCTCAGTTTTAAGCACTTCCTGTAAGGAAGCAATCTGCTGATCTTTTTCCGCCACAGTTTCTTGCATATTAAGCAAAAGGGAATTTTGTTCACTTAGCTGCTGGCTTAAATCGACAAtctcatcatttttgtttttaagaaaatgtttaaattcctcAACTTCTGACTGAAGAGCTTTGATGGGAGACTCAGCATCTGAGATGCTTCTTTTAGCTGCCTCCCAAGCCTGATCGACCTCTGCTTTCAGGGTTTCTGCATGAACTTCTGCTCTATGACACTTCTCCCTAAGAGCCTCTATCACTTCAGTGAGACCATCAAACTGCCTCTCCTTTTCTCTCAAGGCTTTGAGTTCTTCGCATAGCTCTTCGACCTTGCTATCTGCGAGTGACTGGCTCTCTTGCAAATGCAACTCTAATTCTGCAAGAGCAGGCTGCTCAACTTTTATCTCATCTTGAAGAGCATTTACAATACCCTCATTATCTTTCAACGATGGTTGCTGAGACTGCTCAGCAGGTTTGTGCTGTTGTTGGGTCTCTGTTTCAGCAGATGCAAAATCCACCCAGTCCTCCTGAGCCCAATCATTTGTCTCTGGTTTCTCTAAATTATGTGATGTTGATCCAACATTTTCCTCCATATTAACATATGCCACATTATCTGCAGCATTCTTTGATTCTAGCAGACTCTCTAGCTCTATAATACGACTCAACAACTCAGCTTTCTCAGCCTCTTCATCTTGGAAGCGCTTAAGAAGATCACTGTAGCCttctttttgttctttgatCTGTTCAAAATGTTGGTGGTCTTTCTCTTGAACTTTCACTACAGCATTTTCATGAGCATCTGTAGCTTCTTGAAGCTTTTTGTGCAATCTTTCAATGTCTGATTCCatggaagatatttgtaaaagaAGTCTATTTGTGTCCTCTTCTGCATGCAACATTTgttgttcattcatttttacataCTGCTCTGTCAGACGTTGTATTTCTGCATGAGACTCAGTCAATGTTTGTTCTTGGTTGTTAATTTTTTCTTGTAGACTTATCAGGGTCTCCTCTTTCAAATTTAAGATATCTCTGGTTTCTTGAAACAAAGCTTCAAACCTCTGTATTTCCAGATCATTTTCTTTGATTTCATCTTTGAACTGATGAGTCATTGCTTCATTGTCATCTCTTTCCTTTTCTTCCCTGCTCTTAGCTTCCTTTTCAAACTCTGCAACCTTTTTCATCAAATCCTTGCGCTGTACCAGAGCTGCCTGCAGCTTTCTCTTGACTTGTTCTCCATCTTTCTTTATAGCAGCTATTTGAGAAACCAAGTCCTCATTTTCCTTCTGTAATGCAACGAGCTTTTCATTCTCTGCAGTTTGATCCTCTGTGGTTTTCTGTTGGTCATCTCTGGCTGTTTCTAGTTCATAAATTTGCTCTTTAAGTTTTTTGACTTCACTGGATATTGTGAACTTTTCTTCTCCAGCCTGGAGGAGTTTGGCAGTCATGCTGTCATTGAGCTCCATCATCTCCTGGTCTTTTTGTGAAAGACACTTTTGAAGGGCCTCCACTTCGCCAGTCCTGTCAAGCAGAGCAGCTTTGGTCATGTCAGTCTCCTGAGAGATCTGAAGTAACCTGTCCTCCATGCCCAAGAGATTCTTCTCTAGTTCACTGGAGTTAAACTCTCTGTCCTCTAGTTGAGCAGTCAGCATTCTAGATTGGCCTTCTTGTTCAGCAAGTCTTCTATGAGCTTCATCTAAATCTGCCCTCAACTCTTGCATCTGCTTATCTTTAGAGAGAACATCATCTTGCAAGTTCTGAAACTGCTCAGTAACATTCTGTGTTTGGACTTGTTCTTGCTGAATCAAAGCTCTAGCTTCCAACAGCTCTGTTTCATATATGTTTGCCTTTGACTCAGCCTCATCTTTGGGAACTTTAAATGACTGTAATTGCTCTTCTAGTTGCTGAACTTTCTCCTGCGATTGCAACGCTGAATCTCTCAACTGCTGAAGCTCGCCCAGAAGTTCACTGTATCTTTTCTGAATTTCTTCTGCTAAAAGCTGTGCAAAAGCTTGACTTGTGCTTAAATTAGTATTTTGCAAACTTCCCTCTTGCTGGCTAATACACACCTGAACAGTTTCATTGATAACAACAGACTGTGACTCAATATCCACTATGCAGCTAGTTGATGTCACATGCTCGTTACAGGCCTCATCCCAGGATTGTGTGGATATCCGTAATGAGGACAAGTCCTGAACAAGGGGTGGCCACTCTTGAGTCCCATCTTGGTTTACTGCTTCCAAAAGAGTCCAACTACTATGAGCTACTTCAGAATCACTGCTTGTAACCATTTCATCTGAGGAAGTGCCCTTTGATTCTCCAGGAGACTCAGGCTGAGGAGCTATAAGATCAGGGATACTCTCAGAGAGTACAGAGGTGTCTACTGCCACAAGTGTTGACTCGGAAACTTCGGACAGAGTTGCAGAGATATCATGCAATCCAGTAATGTCTCCTGTGGATGCACTGTCCACACTTCCAAATTCTGGGATATTCAGAGATTGGTCTTTAGTGAGTTCTTCTCTGAGAGCAGAaagctctctttctctgtctgcaAGCTGCTGCTCCAGAAATAGTATCTGATCTGTCTGTAATGCATTTCTTGAACTATGTCCATCTCCACTGCCATCTAAGGGAgaagaaaatgtaattacttaaaaaatgtaaaaaacaaaaatgcatgcGAGCATGCGTGTTACTATAAATTGCTTTAATACTATTTTCCCCtcactttctggttattttttgtgttgtgaCATAGCCCTTTGGATTGAGGCCGGTAAAGTAAACCTGCCTGTCAAGTAATCCAAACataacatcactgcaacactttTGAGTAACTACATTATTAAAGGGCATGGACTACAcatcaaagaaaaacaagaatcaAGAATGACAGTAAAAAAAAGCAGACCAGTTCAAAGTACAATGAGCTGAACAAAGGCAAACATTAAACTCACCCTGGTGTGCCCTGTCTAAATCCATCACAGACACAGTCACACGGTCACCTGATGACTCACCAGCAACCTAGAAACACGAGCCTCAGTTACATCTAACAATATGCTAAGACTATTTAATGCTTGATAATAGTACACTAgctggatagttcacccaaaaaaatggcCTAATAGTCTGTCACCTTGTGTTAATGTTAATGTCACCTTGTGTCTGTTGCAACTGACACTGTCTGTGCTACATATATGTTTCTCAAATATATTCATATCTTTTGCTTTAgtgcaggggtgtccaaagtcagtcctggagggccagtgtcctgcaaagtttagcttcaaccctaatcaaacacacctgaacagctaatcaaggtctcacaaagcagactagaaacttccaaacaggtgtgttgagccaagctggagctaaactctgcaggacagtggccctccaggaccgacattggacacccctgctttAGTGTGTCAGTAGGAAATCTCAGTATTTCCAAATATTCTTTGGCATTAATTGCAATAATCAAGCTCTTAGCTATTTGATTGAACCGATTCAAAAGAACAACTCTGGAAAATTCATCCAAAGGTTTATTGACATAGCAAATATCAGTGTCCTGTGTGgaactttaaaacacatttttgcaaTCCACCCACCTGAAGAGTGTGAAGTTGTTGTTCCAGTTCCTGTATCCTAGCAACTGCTTCCTCTCTCTCCGCTGTGCTTTTATCTAGTTGACCTAGAGCATCAGGtgcattaaaacaaattattttttaatcacAGTACAAACAATTCACTCTATGGTGTGGCTCTGGCTGTACTTTTAACGGCCACAGAAAGTGCTTTGAACTTTGTTCTAGGATGTTTACCTTGCAAAGACTGTAGATTGAGCGTGATGTCAGACATGCGAGCTTGACTCTCCTGCTGTTCGGCTGTGAGGTC
The nucleotide sequence above comes from Triplophysa rosa linkage group LG24, Trosa_1v2, whole genome shotgun sequence. Encoded proteins:
- the golgb1 gene encoding golgin subfamily B member 1, with product MFSRLTQGVSSVLQELSGEEGSEGNSQDGLVPQPQPDTEASLEGPGPPEEVLERLAQTEQLVIQLKELNREKDILLANTERQLKEEKEQAEVKFTKLKLQAKAKMTALNKQISQLKGQEALNSSQNSESSFTMPPAVEEELQQLREKLTQAESSNRTLQHQLWEAEQRVREEGQAEQVRVLQTVVKEKDVRFQEQILKHEQEILSLTQTSNDSDLQQAFRASQQRVEELEESLRSRSEVLEMLQQELNSADQQKQILTVQFRQMEMELSEAQRLREEERQQWSMRAEELQALRARLEALYSEKEQTINALNSELLKKTTDLDEMSAKLKNEAYEKEERQERLGEKESSFETELANMRTSFEAKLEKSVNEREQAINALNSELLNKTTELDETRAKLAAEEREKNKELGRLRERETELTNMQANLEARLETSEREREEIINDLNVELLKKTTELDEMREKLAAEEREKMEVLKDVRQSFETELANMRANLEARLESSENEREQIVNDLNSELLGKNTTLDEMRAKLAAEEREKNEGLERLRERETELANMQANLDARLQATESEREQTIEINDLNSELLKKTAELDEMRGKLAAEEKEKNEELERFREREIGFQTEMANMQANLEDRLETSESEKEQTTNTLNSELLRKTAELDETRAKLAAEEREKNEGLETLRERETELANMQANLDARLQATESEREQTINDLNSELLKKTAELDEMRAKSAVEEKEKNEALERFRERETGFQTEMANMQANLEDRLETSESEKEQTINTLNSELLRKTAELDETRAKLAAEEREKNEGLETLRERETELINMQARLEARLETSQSEREQIINDLNAQLLKKTTELDDLRDKLAAEEREKQEKQTSFETELANLQACLEAAEKQKEEMTKKLEIEVTSHMEEVRYLQENLDEVAREREGRSNSEQTHLSQVQNELESLRTRLDTSMEEQKAGQQVKDTLEELWRGLQSLTIVRETEEEVPIPNDPAQFLEVLPSLKAQLCDLTAEQQESQARMSDITLNLQSLQGQLDKSTAEREEAVARIQELEQQLHTLQVAGESSGDRVTVSVMDLDRAHQDGSGDGHSSRNALQTDQILFLEQQLADRERELSALREELTKDQSLNIPEFGSVDSASTGDITGLHDISATLSEVSESTLVAVDTSVLSESIPDLIAPQPESPGESKGTSSDEMVTSSDSEVAHSSWTLLEAVNQDGTQEWPPLVQDLSSLRISTQSWDEACNEHVTSTSCIVDIESQSVVINETVQVCISQQEGSLQNTNLSTSQAFAQLLAEEIQKRYSELLGELQQLRDSALQSQEKVQQLEEQLQSFKVPKDEAESKANIYETELLEARALIQQEQVQTQNVTEQFQNLQDDVLSKDKQMQELRADLDEAHRRLAEQEGQSRMLTAQLEDREFNSSELEKNLLGMEDRLLQISQETDMTKAALLDRTGEVEALQKCLSQKDQEMMELNDSMTAKLLQAGEEKFTISSEVKKLKEQIYELETARDDQQKTTEDQTAENEKLVALQKENEDLVSQIAAIKKDGEQVKRKLQAALVQRKDLMKKVAEFEKEAKSREEKERDDNEAMTHQFKDEIKENDLEIQRFEALFQETRDILNLKEETLISLQEKINNQEQTLTESHAEIQRLTEQYVKMNEQQMLHAEEDTNRLLLQISSMESDIERLHKKLQEATDAHENAVVKVQEKDHQHFEQIKEQKEGYSDLLKRFQDEEAEKAELLSRIIELESLLESKNAADNVAYVNMEENVGSTSHNLEKPETNDWAQEDWVDFASAETETQQQHKPAEQSQQPSLKDNEGIVNALQDEIKVEQPALAELELHLQESQSLADSKVEELCEELKALREKERQFDGLTEVIEALREKCHRAEVHAETLKAEVDQAWEAAKRSISDAESPIKALQSEVEEFKHFLKNKNDEIVDLSQQLSEQNSLLLNMQETVAEKDQQIASLQEVLKTEQDRVQKLEEEMPQREVEEKGNSAKLQQLQRKLQAALVSRKEALKKNQALKEEQAAAEKVRLELQQKLEFVEVELNKSKEEREKLIEEVDRTLLENQSLNASCESLKLAMEGILNEKDACKRHAESAKEEAQEVCRQLKEKIQSMKEEYETLLKSYENVSDEAERVRRVLEAARQERQELAAKARAHEAARQEADRLAVEAMKEVDVVKEKMRKFAKVKHQKIMDLEEENEKLRDQKDKKGTRDAERDLKTELEKLKEELENLKVNYNIAIDEKNSFEQQAEELRQRLSEKMDRNASETLGTIETIQEVKVVAHQRGPDLIEKQEYLGSSSSAETNLQMQPEESNVDNEHKVMEGQTKSDMTAETERLRELETSLKTAESRVSELEATLQDQMELRNKQESMLNEELAALKKQLQESLERDDIQKEENSKKETQLQELRTSLEAERDDLEERLMIQLAQLNGSIAGYQQEAADSRERLADMQRELENLKREQAELEAEVASERDRAARMEEDMRQAQRERAEAESEAGRQRELEQKLKSAQRFKEGSQNRTRQLEELLREKQLEVRQLQKDYIMYQERISELAKEVKSLLLGRDEVRAELEAARLEISKIMQERASIESELSVCKGKLDVALEETKQALADKVAAEKMVQSREVELKADAERTLDEVRYRLGAELKQMELRLEKAYRERERQEKATLEARSIAEAADKHSQERQTCLDEALARLAAFSRSMSSLQDDRDRVLDEAKQWENRFHSELREKEADVREAENRAKELTEQLQVETTQKEELQSLLERMQKAEENLQLHLSEMEKKKSENLAALEKEKNDLQQKLTQVEANLAQTCSELTSLEAEAEGLRKRAKALEEAMDRLQSEVEEARTAIKERETEERRLCLRLEQLETDLSSSKNLTNSLQASLDEKEKREMELLGEKEQAVTQAVEEARKDADGRAELAEKELETRKEELRGLEERLRKAEEDAFQSKAQLESFTKAMGSLQDDRDRVLSQYKQLEERHLQVMMEKDNLIQEAAGENNGLKEEIRALLSQRDDLNAENAKLSAQLHGYRNDLNQVLAMKDSQHKQILAAQVERISVLERQIEELEIHIRALEKDGVQGRVLPVEREILSQASEGSAKHDAPGAEVEKLREQFQAARNRITSLEETLELEREAQAARNKELKELKWESGILRTESETAEERVAELARDLLMMEQQLL
- the LOC130547647 gene encoding golgin subfamily B member 1-like, with the translated sequence MASLQDTRDQAVSEAKELRLQLDEINQTGYSPSPTVGSKGEVWSLKNALSALQNDRERMLEQLRLQRAELDRLGSGELSRISQVLEEERRMAGDREKLLSELRDRDSQMERDKQELEMLRLERMDWQSQAEVLKQQTLTALSDRDQELRQLTSMLEEARASKQRHEYTQRQGSLAVDAAPGGPLEHNEGYKAECIELQKRLDEETEQRLRVEEQLIAAQDHIKSFTQGEWQTATERMSETAVLIEPPEGAITRTRSGGPGLLRMLRVAFCSRQRTPLLLSFYLLTVHVLLLLCIGGYL